A genomic segment from Aegilops tauschii subsp. strangulata cultivar AL8/78 chromosome 1, Aet v6.0, whole genome shotgun sequence encodes:
- the LOC109783935 gene encoding uncharacterized protein, translated as MGDERVEAMEIDGQQRQEVAAAVPDGFNADYLRIYYGKLFPYGDFFKWLAYGNDAKHPGCDQSYIGRRELSFTLENDIYLRFQSFDSAAELETSIKEKCPFKIDIGPVYSVDPAKRHAYAQSGNNVFVPVERELIFDIDISDYDDVRYCCSGADTCLDCWPLMTIVIKILDTSLRGDFGFNHILWVYSGRRGVHCWVCDSRARKLSNEQRSAIADYFRVYKGGENSLKKVSLTGPVLHPFLARSYTDVLKCFFEDKLLHSQQLFASEERCQKILELIPDENVASELHDKWQGNRRSSISKEDVNAARWEQLKTTLQSGKHKTQGLRRCVEEIVFSYTYPRLDMEVSKHMNHLLKAPFCIHPKTGRVCVPIDPNNCEDFDPTAVPTLSQLLGELNAARMQIDSENDWERTSLEKYIRFFRTSFLQPMLKACKEELETAYSAKLQQSKNTLSW; from the exons ATGGGGGACGAGAGGGTCGAGGCCATGGAGATTGATGGGCAGCAGCGGCAAGAAGTCGCCGCCGCTGTGCCGGACGGCTTCAACGCCGATTACCTCCGAATCTACTACG GAAAGCTCTTCCCATATGGTGATTTCTTCAAGTGGCTTGCATACGGAAATG ATGCAAAGCATCCTGGATGTGATCAGTCATACATTGGGCGTCGGGAGCTTTCGTTTACACTGGAGAATGACATCTATCTGCGGTTTCAGTCCTTTGATAGTGCAGCTGAACTGGAGACTTCTATCAAGGAGAAGTGCCCTTTCAAGATTGATATTGGACCTGTCTACAGCGTAGAT CCTGCAAAGCGACATGCCTACGCCCAGTCTGGTAACAATGTCTTCGTACCAGTGGAAAGGGAACTTATTTTTGATATT GATATATCTGATTATGATGATGTTCGCTACTGCTGCTCTGGAGCTGACACCTGTCTGGACTGCTGGCCATTAATGACCATTGTCATCAAAATCCTGGATACTTCACTTAGAG GTGATTTTGGTTTCAATCACATATTGTGGGTATATAGTGGTCGCCGTGGTGTCCATTGCTGGGTTTGTGATAGTAGAGCAAGAAA GCTAAGCAATGAACAAAGGTCTGCAATTGCTGACTACTTCCGTGTCTATAAG GGTGGCGAGAATTCACTCAAGAAAGTTTCGTTGACTGGGCCTGTCCTTCACCCTTTCCTTGC ACGGTCATACACCGATGTTCTGAAATGCTTCTTTGAAGACAAGCTGTTACATAGCCAACAACTATTTGCATCCGAGGAGAGGTGCCAGAAGATACTCGAACTTATTCCAGACGAAA ATGTTGCTAGTGAGCTCCATGATAAATGGCAAGGAAATAGACGATCCTCCATCTCAAAAGAAGATGTGAATGCAGCAAGATGGGAGCAGTTAAAGACGACCTTGCAGTCAGGAAAACACAAG ACGCAGGGGCTTCGCAGATGTGTAGAAGAGATTGTCTTCTCGTACACGTATCCTAGACTTGACATGGAG GTGTCAAAGCACATGAATCATTTACTGAAGGCCCCCTTTTGCATACACCCAAAGACAG GGCGTGTTTGCGTTCCAATCGATCCCAACAATTGTGAAGATTTTGATCCTACAGCTGTTCCAACTTTATCACAG CTGTTAGGAGAGCTCAATGCGGCTCGTATGCAGATTGATTCTGAGAACG ATTGGGAGAGAACATCCCTTGAAAAGTACATCAGATTTTTCAGAACGTCCTTTCTTCAACCGATGCTGAAAGCTTGCAAG GAGGAACTGGAAACCGCTTATAGTGCAAAGCTCCAACAGTCCAAGAATACCTTGAGCTGGTAA